The DNA region TTTGAAATTTGATTTGTAATTTTGCATTTTGATATTTGATATTTAATATTTGATATTTGATATTTGATATTTATTTGTTGTCTCCCTCAAATCCTATTTTGCAGAACCCTATACACTATTTTAACCTTTATGCTAGATTAAGACACCACCTAAATTTCCAAACTTTTAAAAAATCACAGTTTGTGAACTTTTAAAGTATAACTTCATTGGGACGCAGATTAACGCAGATTTACAGGATTTTATATTTTAATATCCTGATAATCTGAGTAAATCTGCGTCCCATTAACTTGAATCTTATTAAGCAAATTGCGTTCACAAATATTTACTTAATTGGTCATAAATTTGCTTGGATAAACCAAATTGGTCTGATTTAGCCATTAATTTTGCATATTCATCATATAACATATCTTCAAAAACCTCTTCTGAAAAACCGGCATGAAAAAGGCTGGTTTTGTGAATAGATTTACGCATCTCTTTTAGTAATTGATTGATAAAAATAGACTCCATCTCATAACTTACTTCTTTTAATCTTGCCTTTGCCTTTTCTTTATCCTGAGTATTTTTAAGGGCAGTGGCAAAATCATTTGCTTGATTAGTCTTATTGATAAATTTATAATCAGGAAGATTATTATTTAATAATTGTAGTGGTAATATATTAGGCATTTTTACTCCTTAATCTACTCCACCACCTCGAAGG from bacterium includes:
- a CDS encoding rod-binding protein, translated to MPNILPLQLLNNNLPDYKFINKTNQANDFATALKNTQDKEKAKARLKEVSYEMESIFINQLLKEMRKSIHKTSLFHAGFSEEVFEDMLYDEYAKLMAKSDQFGLSKQIYDQLSKYL